Genomic segment of Panthera leo isolate Ple1 chromosome B2, P.leo_Ple1_pat1.1, whole genome shotgun sequence:
gcgcccccatgcttCTCTTTCTGATATAAGTTCCCCTTTTCAGTGGGTCATCTAAGTAAACTCTGGAAGTAGCATTGTCAATTGGCACAGGTAGAAGGTCTGGTCCTAATCATGGTTCTCAGCCCACCCTTCTCAACAGCCCCACGGGCTCTGCTGTGGCCCCAGGTGTTCTGGGCCAGAGGTTGTGGGCTGGGGTAGCCTCTGAGCTGGGTGTGCAGGAAAGGGGTGTTGGTTTGCTCATGAAAGGACTTCAGGAGAAAAGATGgaggtcccctgtgggagggtgTTTTTTCACTCGGGATAGACACCTGGGCTAATGACAGGAAAGGTGATGCCAGAGAATGAACTAGGAGAGCACCAACAATCCTAGGGGTCAGCCTGGAAGAGGCAACCAGAGGCACAGACTGAACAGTGCATGAAGGGGTCCCTCAAGCCCGGGCTCCTCTGCTGTGTGCAAGCAGATGGTCTTGCAGGGGAGCACTTCCAGGGGAGTGAAGGCTGCCCCCTCAGGGCTGAGGGCAAAGCAGCCCCCAAGGTCAAGATCAAAGTCCTGCCTTTCCCATACATTCCTGGGCCTGTGTAAGGAGTGTCCCTGCCTGCCGAACCTGACGTGTGCATTTCCAAAGAATGAGAAATCATTTAACATCATCTATGGCCGTtgtaagaaaattgaaaaaaggaaGTCAGCTAAGAACATTTTCTTGTAACGCTCCCTCTTTGctgccttccccacctcctccatcTATTCCTATGCCTCCCCAAATTTGTGTTCTTGCCCCTAGCCCTCAGAGCCtccaccagcaggggaggggcagggagggagggagggatgatgCACCATCACTGGAATAAAGACTTTTCAGTGTTTGCTGCCCctggtgccaggggctggggaggcgtGGCTGGGATGGGCCGGGCACAGGTTGCTGGGGAGTGAAGGGGCTGAGAGGCCGGAAGCTTAGTCTTGGGCCTTTCCCCTGTTGGGGCATGAACGAAAGTCCCCCAGAGGAGACTTgagctcttctccccaccccaacccctttCTGGCTTCAGCCCATTCATAATCCACCCGCCAAAAGCTCAGTTCACACCTGAACTCTTGGTTCCCCCTGACCTTAAAGGTCAGAAATGTGAAAGGAAGTGTACAAGACAAATGTGTATGAAGAATTGGCAGTCTCAGTGGGTAGAACATGTGAGTCCTTCTCtgggtcatgaattcgagccctgcgctgggtgtagagatttaaaaaaaaaaaaaaattgcctgtgTTTATGGAGCACTTACTTTATGCCAGGGGTGGTGCCAGATCCCTTACACACAGGATCTCATTTCATCCTACAAAAAAACCTTAGGAGGAGGGGTCAGAACTTTGCTCACACCATCTCAGGAGAACCTGAGACAGACTGAGCAACTTGTTCACAGTCACAGCGCTTGAACGTGATGAATCGGACTCTTTTGGGAGatcagaagagaaaggagggatgAGAAAAGGAGAGCCAAGGAAAGAGcgtgaggaaaagaaagatcagAGCACCTACTGTGCTGTGGGGACGGGGAGACAATGAATCAGGACGAGTTTCCGCAAGCTGTACCTTTGGGTTGTGAGGCTTTAAGAGCCAGACGCTAGCTTGCTGGCTGTGAGTGTCGTGAATTCTCTGCAGAAGCAGGCTTCAAGGCAGCCCTGCTATATTTGGGTTACGTTCTGGGAATAAATAATTCAGATTTGGGACCCAAAGTTCCATGGTTAGCTACACTTCTGATTAGCTGAACCAAGTGTGAACCCAGATCTGAGCCAAGTATGTCCTCCAGGACGTCAGGCTTATGGTGCGAGAGCTCAGTAGTTGAGATGGAAGCTGAGGTTTACTTAAAGCACCCCCTGTAAGTCTTAGCAACACTCTAACCTTTATCTTGGCGGAAATTGCTCCTAAATGTGTCAGACAGATCCACAGTGTCACATGTACTTCAGAAAGACACAGGGCTGCGGTGCATGAGCTCCCCTTATTTGGAGAAAATCTATGAAAGGCCCTTGGAAGGGGAGATTGCAGGCTGGAAACCCAGCCTCCAAGAATACCTAATGTCTTCAAATttagaaggggagggggaaaatacATTGCTGATGTGATTACACTGGTTTCATACAATGAAGAGGAGAaacttttcctctaccctcttaggttCAGTGTTGGGGGTctgcaaattaaactgacaaaagacagattggcaagagaaaagagagattttttttattcacatACAGACGCATGTGGGGGAGTTCACAGAAAAAGGTGACCCAATGAGTCAGTTAGAATTTGGGGCATATATATCATCTTTATtggggaaggggaatgggagaaGGACCCTCTGGAAAATGGCTTCTTAATAGGGGAAGAAAGAGCACTTAGGggaaaacacattatttttttttttcaactttttttttttttttaatttatttttgggacagagagagacagagcatgaacgggggaggggcagagagagagggagacacagaatcggaaacaggctccaggctccgagccatcagcccagagcctgacgcagggctcaaactcacggaccgcgagatcgtgacctggctgaagtcggacgcttaaccgactgcgccacccaggcgcccctaaaaaacacattatttttaagaaagataaatgGGCCCGTAGGAGAGTAGATGACAGTTATGATAGTTTTTGTGACAATGTCCATTTAGGTGTGGTGCTGACTTCTGCAGTGATAAGATTCCAGCACAAAGAGTCAATCTTTCTTGGTTGCCAGAAACTTCTCCAGGAGGGACTTTATGATAGTTGAGTTCTTTGGGGAGGCTCTGCTTTTAGACTGATGAAGGAGTTCAGAAAAATGCCTCTTCTCAAAATCCTTCAGCTTAAAAGAGCAGCACTGTCCAGCAGAAGGTgcaatgtgattttaaattttctaatggccatacttaaaaagtaaagagaaacagGTGGAACCAATTTTGACAATATAACACAatcaaaaatgttatttcaacgtgtaaaaattatttgagatcTTTGACATTCTTCTTTTGGTAATAGGTCATCTGAATCCAATTTGTATTTTACGCGTACCCCAATTCAAGTGCTCAACATGTGACTAATTGGTACCATATTAGACAGCATATGTCTACAGGGTCCAGCATCCGGCATTTTTTATGGATTCAAGGCTGAAAATATTGCCACTTCTGTAGCTGAATTTGTAGCAGATCTAGAAAAAAGTTACAGCAAGGTGGGGAGCTCCTGGGGTTAGGATATTAAGGTAGAAAGTATCAATGACAAGGCTACAACCTATAGGACATCTTTATGGGAATTTGAAAACAGGgactccttggggcacctgggtagctcagttggtcaagcatccaattttggctcaggtcatgatctcccggttcgtgggtttgagccccgcattgggctctgtgctgacagcttggggcctggaacctgcttcagattctgtgtttccctctctctctctgcccctcccccattcatgctctgtctctttctctctctctctttctcaagataaataaacatgaaaaaaaataaaaatattaagaaaaaaaaaaagaaaatggggtcttgtctgggctccaggctgggtaAGAAGAAGGTGCCTTTGAACAGCAGCAACACAACAAAAAATGTTCCCCTTCTTCCAACAGTCGTGTATTACTCAGTCTCAGTGCCAAAAACAAGAAGCACTCCAGATGGTTCAAGTAGAAAGGATTTAACACGGGGAACAGGGGGTTGAGGTCTTTGCCCCTTGCTGCCACAGAGCCCAGCTTCCCACTCACCCCTGGAAACTAGGGACATTTCCCTCGCGCCCTTTATAGACTGTAACACAGTGCTGGGCACTATGGTCATTCAACAGATGTATGAAGAAGTGAATGAATGCAGGTTCCCACCCAGCTTTGGATCTAGGCACCACGGAGTATGACCCAACCCTGCCTCAGAGTCTGAGCCCCCTACTGGGTTAAGATATTGAAAGCCCCTCCAGTTGAGCACTAACTTAGGTATGGAGGATACTTACCTGACTCCCCAACAGCCTTTACCCCTCTTCCTTGCTAACTGAACCCCAGTATTGTTTGGCTGGTACTGGGCCCAGCCCTGGGAGAGGGATCTAATTAGCCCAAGCCAGTCATGGCGGTCCTATTCCCTTTGCCCAGTACTtgctttcccagcttcccttgtgGCCAGAGGTGGTCCCTTGACCCAGTTGGAGCCATTGAGATATGGAGATGTCAGCCTGGAGGCTTTTGGGCAAGATAAGAAAGTAGGCTAGGAGAAATAATCTGCCCTCAGCCCCTATCCAGCCACCCTCTACTCCATGCTTCTTAACTTGAACTTGGTAAGAGAATATGACCATTAGGAGCTGCCGTGAAGGCATCTGCCAGTTGAGAGGAGGTAACAGACGCACAGTTCTGCCAACACTTCCTATCTCCagacttctttttaatgtttgtttgtttagagaatgagtgggggaggggcagaaaagagagagagagagagagagagagagagagagagagagaatcccaagcaggtttcctgTCAGtgatcagcgcagagcctgacgaggggctcaatctcatgaatcatgagatcacgacctgagcccaaatcaagagtcggacgctcaactgactgagccccccaaggtGCCCCCTCCAGACTTTTTAATTCACGAGAAACATGTGTCCCTATTTGTTTCAGCCATAattccttgggttttttttttttttttgttacttttcaggTAGATCCTGTCTTAACTCAGAAACCTAGTGGCTACTCTAAGGATTCCTTAATCACAGACTACAAAATCCTGGGGCTGAGAGAGCATCTCAGCTTTAATTAgttcattctcttccttctttgcatGAATCTCCTCTCCTACATCCCCACTGAGGGTCAGTGAACCTCCACTTGCATATCTCAGTGACGGGGACCTCAGTACTGCCTAAGGCAACCTAggtttgatggtttttttttttgttttttttttttaaatttttttttttaacgtttatttatttttgagacagagagagagagagagagcatgaacgggggagggtcagagaaagaaggagacacagaatctgaaacaggctccaggctctgagcagtcagcacagagcccgatgcggggctcgaacccacggaccgcgagatcatgacctgagccgaagtcggatgcttaacctactgagccacccaggcgccccaaggtttgaTGGTTTTTATgttaaaccaaaaccaaattcCCTACAATCCCACCCATTTGTCTTAGTATGAATGATTGGGAAAGAACCAGGAATTGTAGAATGGGTAGGGGGGTGGAGTTAGCGGGTGTGCTGctaactttttctttaagtttttaattagcagacctttctttcttctttctttctttctttcttcctttcttcctttctttcttcctttctttttcttctctttctttttaaagtttatttatttattttgagagagcacagttGGGccaggggtagagagaaagaggaagagagagaatcccaagcaggctctgtgtggtcgGTGcacagccccacacagggctcgttcccatgaaccgtgagatcacaacctgagctgaaatcaagagtcagacaccttaccgactgagccactcaggcaacccccagatttttctaattatgtgacattgagcaagttgcttaacttctctgaacgttagtttttgtttttgttttatctataGAGACGATATATTCTCCCTCCTAGATCATTGTGAGGATTTGCTAGCAAAGAGTAAGCCCACAGCAATTGTTAGTGGTTTGACTCCTTAACACATGGGTTGTGTCAACCAGCTGGCATATCTGAGAGTTGGGTCCAGAAAGCAGATAGGACCCCAGGACAGGGGCTGGTAAATTTTGACGCAGGGCAGAGAATATGGGCCATTATGACTCCCCTCGAGAAGTGTGTGCATGTACCTGTCTGAGAACTTGAGGGGCAAGAAGGGCATCCCAGGGAGGTGTCACGGTCCCCAAATGGAGAGGTTCTCAGCATGGCTGCTTCACAACCTTGTCTCCAGTCTGTCCAGCCTCATCCCGCCTggcccatccctccttcctctgaTCTATTGACTTCCTCTGACCTTGATGAGGCAAAGGCTTGAGGTGACATCAAGGAAGACGCTGACTCAATAAGAACATTCAGGAGCCTGGGGAAGGTTGCAGGAAGAGCTTTAATTGCTGAGAATCCAATCAGAAAAGGGAGGTGCTGGCCAAGGGGTGGCCAGCCAGGGAGGGGTGGTGGAAGAGGGGCAGCCTTCGGTGGTTTTACTCCCGGGAGCGTCCAGCATCGTGGCAGAAGCCAAAGTTGGTATTGGTGATGGAGCCCACGATGGTCTTGTCAACCTCACAGGTCAGGCCCCGCTCACAGGGACACTTGTAGTAAACCCCATAGAGTGTCTGCAAAGACACAGGGCCATTGGAGTCACAGGCTGTGTGTTGGGGGGGCTACTTTGGGCATAACATGCCCCCTGGCCTGACCCCAAGAACCCCTGGCCAGTCTCTTTTCAGTCTGTCTTCTTCTGACTGCCACCCCAGAGGGCACTGTGGGCCCCGAGGCTGGTCCCACTCTGTGCATTTACGCTGACTAATTACATCTCTCTGGGGAGGCCTCTATTCACCTGTCCGTGAAACGGGGATAAcaaccccctgcccccattcaTCTCACTGGTCACTTGTGAGGGTCAAAGGAGATGATGGCATGGGAAAGTGCTTTGAAGCCTGCTGACCTCCCCCTCTTAATCTCAGCGTTCAGGGCCCAGGCTGACGCTCCTCCGCGATCCTATCCCCAAGCCTGAGGGCCCTCCTCCTCTGAGCGGTCCCTCTTCCCACCACGACCGCCCCCACTCCGTGGGCACCCACCTTGGCAGAACACTCGCTGTTCTCACTGGCCTTGGGTGCGCAGCGGGCCAGGCTCAGCCCCGTGCTACGGTGGCAGCACTTGCTCTTGCATTGAAGGCTGTTCAGGCAGAGCTCGCCGTCTTCCTGCCGGGGCAGCCGGTTAGCCCAGGACCCCTTCCCTTGGTCCCTTCTCTACAACCCCCCTGCCCCGCCACCCACTGCCGCTGACAGTGCCTCCCCTGGTGGGGGCGTGTGTAGAGGAACCCAGCCCCTGGGTCTGGGGGCCAATCCGCCTACCCCCAGCCCCAGTGTGTGAGAAGTGGGCAGGGTAGTGGTTGCGGGTCAGGACACGGGTTCTAGCACCCGCTGTGCTATCAACTCCCTgggtgactctgggcaagtcactgcCCCACACTCTGCCTCGGTGTTCCCAAAACGGGGTCTCCAAACTTCTCTGGTTCCCACGCTCCGTGGAGGAGCCTGTGAAGGGTGAGGACCTTCTCCCTGGAAAATTCCTCCCTCCCCTGACTTTTACATATAACCTCAGGGGGATCCCGGACCCTCTGAGCCATGTAAGGCCCTGAGTTAAGAACCTTTGGGTACAGAGGCAGCATGGGGCAGCGTGACAGTGTGGCTCTGGAGCCAGCAGCCTGGGCTCCAATCCCTGCTCCGTgttttccagctgtgtgacctcaggcaggtgGTTTAACCTTTCTCTACAACTGCTTTCCATCTGAAAACGGACCTGATCCGAATAGGACCTATCTCGCGTGGACAGTATGAGGCATTTAGaactgtgtctgtgtgtccctctAGGTCAGAAGCCAGACTCCCTGGGAGAGCTTTTTAAACTACTGCACATTTCTGAGCCAGGGTTTCCAGGGCAGGACCCTAGGGCTCTAGGTTTTTCTGAAGCTCCCTCAGCCAGTTTGAACCATTGCCCTGAGCATGTCCCATGCTGGTCAGCCTTGTCTGAGGCGCCAGCGGAAGAGGGCAGGACAGTCGTGGGCAGGATAGATAGAGATGCTTCACCTCTCAGCCTCCAGGCAGCCCCAGGTGGAGACATTAGAGGTTAAGATCGAAGCTTAAAAAATCTCCACctgggcacatgcaccccaatatttatagcaacactatcgacagtagccaaattatggagagagcccaaatgtccaatgactgacaaatggataaagatggataaagaagatgtggtgtatatatatatatatatatatatatatataatatatatatatataatgtaataatactcggcaatcaaaaataataaaatcttgccatttgcaacaatgtggatggaactaagagtgtattatgctaagcgaaattagtcagagaaagacaaatatcgtatgatttcactcatatgtggaatttaagaaacaaaacagatggacatagaggaaggagaggaaaaataagataaaaaaaaaaaacagagggagaggtgttggtgggggctgggctaaatgtgtgatgggcattaaggaagacgcttgttgggatgggcaccgGGTGTtctctgtaagtgatgaatcactgaattctactcctgaaaccattattacactatatgttaactaacttggatttcaataaaatttaaaaattaaaaaaaaaaaaaaatccctgcctgGATGTTCAGATGACTCCTTCCCTGAAGCCCCTCTTACCAGGTGGATAATGATTCCCCGAGGGTCAGGCACCGCATAGGCCACTGCGAGGGCAACCAGCAGAAGGACGAGGACCTTCTCCATGATGGACGGGCACAGCTGGTGTAGACAGCCGCTGGCAGGTCAGGTGGCAGAAGACAGACCCGGCCTGGGTGGTGGAGGTATAAAAGGGACTCTGTCCACATGTGACTCACCTTCCCCAGCCCGCTCGCTGGGCTGGACGTGAACCGAGGCCCAGCTGTGGCCAATCTGCTGGGGGGCGTGTCCTGATAAAGCAAATGGGCGACACCTGGTTCcttgtgcatgcgtgtgcgtgtatgtgtgcacctgtgtgtgtgtgtgtgtgtgtgtgtgcgcgcgtgtgtgtgtgtgtgtggtggtgatACTGCATCGTGGTTGGGTGTGGACTCTGGAACACTTTTACTTGTAAAGTTATTAGCTGGGCAAGTTATctgttctgagcctcagtctccttatcttCAACTGGGGATCATTTTGAGAGTTGGGAGGGCTGAGGGAGTGAATATGTCGCATATATCTTAACACACATGGGTAGCTCAGCCCCGGGCTTGGCTCTGTCATTAGGATGTGTCAGCCGCTGTTACCGGTGCTCCGTTCCCCGCTGGTGCCCGGAGCCCTGGTAGGGCTGGGACTCGGGTGAGGCGAGAGAGGCACCAAGGGTGTGAGCACCCCCTTCAGCTTTGCATGTAGGCACCTCTCTCCCCAGTCTAGGCCCTGCTTCTGGCTCCATCCAAACCCAGGGATCAGGCCCCGGTGAGGAGgggccccagcctcccctgggGCATTTTAGGGCAGGTCGAGGCTGCTGGGGCTGACCCGCTCTGTGATTGACCACCGGAGGGGGGATGTGTGTTCTCACTTCCCACCTGCCCTCACActgtgggggaggcggggagggggggcctgCCTCCGTGACTGATTTCAGGGGCCCTTAGGATGGCCCTTCTCACGCAATTGTCTCCCGTTTCCTCTTCACTCAACATCTGCAGTCCCAAACCCCTTCAGTTAAGGCTTCCACTCAGCCTGTCCCCTACCCAAGGCCACCTGTGAACGTGAGCTGTAGTCTCTCCTGGCTGAGGACGAGGAAGTCTTGTGAATCGCAGATGGACCCaggtcgggggaggggggctgaagGCTGGGAAGGGTGCAGCTGCCAGAGTGTGCTCAGGTGTGGGACCAGAGCAACTTTCCCTGGACGACCGCTCACGGCAGCCAAGGATCCCATCCCAGGAGGTGGAAGACCGCCCCGCTGTGGAGGCCCTGGATCCGGTTCCCCAGAGCACAGCTTGGATCCATATAGACTTGGCTTCCAAACTCGGCCCTCCCTAGCCACGTGACCTTGGACAGGTAATTTAAATCTGTAAGCcatctgagcctgtttcctctgTACCGAGGAAGATGATGGCTCCTTTGTAAGGTCAGGATCGAGTAAGACAATGCAGGTGGGAGTGCCTAACGTCTAGTAGGTGTTCTGCCCTCGTAatacccccacccctccgcctTACAGCCCTAGAGGGTGGAATAGAGGGGAGTAGCTGGAGGAACGAGCTAGGAGACCCTCACAATGGGAGAAACCTGACACAAAAGTATCACTGATTAAAGCAACACTAGTCTGTCTTATTTTTATGGAACTCAGTGTTTAAAACCACTTTCCCCTATGAGGTCATTCTGGCCCCTCCTTCgcttcccactcccctcccccccagtacCCCTGTGAGCAGAGCCACAGGGAGGGTAATTGCACTTTGCTTTTCAGCAGCCAAGgccaggaggctggggaaggaacTGGAGGAGCTCTTTCCATCTGTGACCAGAGCTGTGAAAAGTGCATCAGTCCTATCTCCGGCTGGTCACAGCCaacttcccagaggaggaagaatggAGTTTTTTCCGTTACAGATGAAGAGTATAGCAAAGAGAACTTTGGCCAATGTTTCTGCTtccaaaatataagcaaaaattagatttttttttttgttgttaccaAATCCCCATAAGGTTTAGCCACCCCTTGCCCAATCTAAAGAGTGTTGTGCATTGcgtttttcccctttaaaaaggAACCCCACATGCAATCACATGGATTAACTTCAGAGGCATAATGTTGAGTGAGGAAAGCCACAGACAGAAAACATACAGACTGTGTGGTTACGTTTACATGCAGttcaggaaaaggcaaaactaaccTATGGTGATAAACATCTGCAGGTTTACCCCTGGGTGGGCAAATTGGCTGGGAGGCGGCAAGAGGAAGCCTTCTGGAATGTTGGAATTGTTCTAAATCTTGATTTGgggcattgagagagagagggcatgagtgaaagagggcagggagggagagagaggggggagagagagactctctgATGcggaactcacgaatggtgagatcatgacccgagcagaagttggatgctgagctgactgagccacccaggtgcccccacagtatgtacttttaaaaagttgtgttttatttttgtttttatttttggcctgGCTTCTTAG
This window contains:
- the CLPS gene encoding colipase isoform X1, translating into MEKVLVLLLVALAVAYAVPDPRGIIIHLEDGELCLNSLQCKSKCCHRSTGLSLARCAPKASENSECSAKTLYGVYYKCPCERGLTCEVDKTIVGSITNTNFGFCHDAGRSRE
- the CLPS gene encoding colipase isoform X2, which codes for MEKVLVLLLVALAVAYAVPDPRGIIIHLTLYGVYYKCPCERGLTCEVDKTIVGSITNTNFGFCHDAGRSRE